One Lacunisphaera limnophila DNA window includes the following coding sequences:
- a CDS encoding saccharopine dehydrogenase C-terminal domain-containing protein, translating to MKIGIIGAGKVGGTIATLLESCKFCKSVALADVRPGVSLTGLKKAKFVLVDVKQAAPLAAFVGRMDAVVSAAPYFLNKTIAAACAQAGVSYFDLTEDVETTTFVRDLAARHKGTYMPQCGLAPGAINIVGGSLAASLDNVRTCEMRVGALPLNASNQMKYYLSWSTAGLINEYCQPGDALYAGRRVTTMPLDGVERITIDGAEYEAFNTSGGVATMGETFAGRVQELNYKTLRYPGHRDLMKFLLHDLNLAPRQELVTQIFDQEVPLTESDVVVFYVSVVGTDREGRLKQRSFIKKMHGAVIQGRKLNAIQLTTAAGITGVLELFAKKKLGPGFVKQESVSLEDFLGTQWGGKVYGDNAK from the coding sequence ATGAAAATTGGCATTATCGGCGCCGGCAAGGTCGGCGGAACCATCGCCACCCTGCTCGAGTCCTGCAAATTCTGCAAAAGTGTCGCGCTGGCGGACGTCCGCCCGGGCGTTTCCCTCACGGGCCTGAAGAAGGCGAAGTTCGTCCTCGTGGACGTGAAGCAGGCCGCCCCGCTCGCGGCCTTTGTCGGGCGGATGGACGCGGTGGTCAGCGCCGCGCCCTACTTCCTCAACAAGACGATCGCCGCCGCGTGCGCGCAGGCCGGGGTGAGTTACTTTGACCTGACGGAGGACGTCGAGACCACGACCTTCGTGCGTGACCTGGCGGCCCGGCACAAGGGCACCTACATGCCGCAGTGCGGCCTGGCCCCCGGCGCGATCAACATCGTGGGCGGCTCGCTGGCCGCCTCGCTCGACAATGTCCGCACGTGCGAGATGCGGGTCGGGGCGCTGCCGTTGAACGCCAGCAACCAGATGAAGTATTACCTGAGCTGGAGCACGGCCGGCCTGATCAATGAATACTGCCAGCCCGGGGACGCGCTTTACGCCGGGCGGCGGGTGACGACCATGCCGCTCGACGGCGTGGAACGCATCACGATTGATGGCGCCGAGTACGAGGCCTTCAACACCTCGGGCGGCGTGGCGACGATGGGGGAGACCTTTGCGGGCCGCGTGCAGGAGCTGAACTACAAGACCCTCCGCTACCCGGGGCACCGGGACCTGATGAAGTTTCTGCTGCACGACCTGAACCTCGCGCCGCGGCAGGAGCTGGTCACGCAGATCTTCGACCAGGAGGTGCCGCTGACGGAGTCCGACGTGGTCGTGTTCTACGTCAGTGTCGTCGGCACGGACCGCGAGGGCCGGCTCAAGCAGCGCAGTTTCATCAAGAAGATGCACGGCGCCGTGATCCAGGGGCGCAAGCTCAACGCCATCCAGCTCACCACCGCCGCCGGCATCACTGGCGTACTGGAGCTGTTCGCGAAGAAGAAGCTCGGCCCCGGCTTCGTGAAGCAGGAATCCGTCTCGCTGGAGGATTTCCTCGGCACGCAGTGGGGCGGCAAGGTATATGGTGACAACGCAAAATAA